In a single window of the Arachis hypogaea cultivar Tifrunner chromosome 6, arahy.Tifrunner.gnm2.J5K5, whole genome shotgun sequence genome:
- the LOC112696525 gene encoding cytokinin riboside 5'-monophosphate phosphoribohydrolase LOG3 isoform X1, translated as MERNEIRHSKFKRICVFCGSSPGKKTTYQDAAIQLANELVSRNIDLVYGGGSIGLMGLVSQAVHHGGRHVIGVIPKTLMPRELTGETVGEVKAVADMHQRKAEMAKHSDAFIALPGGYGTLEELLEVITWAQLGIHDKPVGLVNVDGYFNSLLSFIDKAVEEGFISPNARHIIVSAPTAKELVKKLEEYVPCHEGVASKLSWQMEQQLAYPHHQDYDISR; from the exons ATGGAGAGAAATGAGATAAGGCATTCAAAGTTCAAAAGGATTTGTGTGTTCTGCGGAAGTAGCCCCGGCAAGAAAACTACCTACCAAGATGCTGCTATTCAGCTTGCCAACGAATTG GTGTCAAGGAACATTGATCTCGTGTATGGAGGTGGAAGCATTGGGCTAATGGGTTTGGTTTCACAAGCTGTTCATCATGGTGGTAGGCATGTCATTGG AGTTATTCCCAAGACTCTAATGCCTCGAGAG TTAACTGGAGAAACAGTGGGAGAAGTAAAAGCTGTAGCAGATATGCACCAAAGGAAAGCAGAGATGGCAAAGCATTCAGATGCCTTTATTGCCTTACCAG GGGGTTATGGAACACTAGAGGAGCTTCTTGAAGTCATAACCTGGGCACAACTTGGGATTCATGACAAGccg GTGGGGTTAGTGAATGTTGATGGTTACTTCAATTCCCTGCTTTCATTCATTGACAAAGCAGTGGAAGAAGGGTTCATTAGCCCAAATGCCCGTCACATAATTGTGTCAGCACCAACAGCAAAAGAGTTAGTCAAGAAATTGGAG GAATACGTTCCATGTCATGAAGGTGTTGCTTCTAAGTTGAGCTGGCAGATGGAACAGCAACTTGCTTACCCTCATCATCAAGATTATGACATCTCAAGGTAG
- the LOC112696525 gene encoding cytokinin riboside 5'-monophosphate phosphoribohydrolase LOG3 isoform X2: protein MERNEIRHSKFKRICVFCGSSPGKKTTYQDAAIQLANELVSRNIDLVYGGGSIGLMGLVSQAVHHGGRHVIGVIPKTLMPRELTGETVGEVKAVADMHQRKAEMAKHSDAFIALPGGYGTLEELLEVITWAQLGIHDKPVGLVNVDGYFNSLLSFIDKAVEEGFISPNARHIIVSAPTAKELVKKLEVLLLS from the exons ATGGAGAGAAATGAGATAAGGCATTCAAAGTTCAAAAGGATTTGTGTGTTCTGCGGAAGTAGCCCCGGCAAGAAAACTACCTACCAAGATGCTGCTATTCAGCTTGCCAACGAATTG GTGTCAAGGAACATTGATCTCGTGTATGGAGGTGGAAGCATTGGGCTAATGGGTTTGGTTTCACAAGCTGTTCATCATGGTGGTAGGCATGTCATTGG AGTTATTCCCAAGACTCTAATGCCTCGAGAG TTAACTGGAGAAACAGTGGGAGAAGTAAAAGCTGTAGCAGATATGCACCAAAGGAAAGCAGAGATGGCAAAGCATTCAGATGCCTTTATTGCCTTACCAG GGGGTTATGGAACACTAGAGGAGCTTCTTGAAGTCATAACCTGGGCACAACTTGGGATTCATGACAAGccg GTGGGGTTAGTGAATGTTGATGGTTACTTCAATTCCCTGCTTTCATTCATTGACAAAGCAGTGGAAGAAGGGTTCATTAGCCCAAATGCCCGTCACATAATTGTGTCAGCACCAACAGCAAAAGAGTTAGTCAAGAAATTGGAG GTGTTGCTTCTAAGTTGA